A stretch of Pseudoclavibacter chungangensis DNA encodes these proteins:
- a CDS encoding SDR family NAD(P)-dependent oxidoreductase, whose protein sequence is MSISTRGTTVLITGASSGLGVEFANEFARRGADLVIVARRRERLEELAERLRREHGTTVHVVPLDLAAPDAAATLRARTDELGVRIEHVVNNAGFGMQGEFADADPERIDEMVRLNIGALVAVTRAYLPDLVAAGTGTVVNIASTASYQPCPTMAVYGATKAFVLSFSEAIASEVHEHGVTVLAVSPGPTRTEFFEVATGRSESPGFMQTASQVVATAFRALDRARPPYSVISGLGNAVGALGARFLPRRAVIAVSARVLGRLPGAH, encoded by the coding sequence ATGAGCATCAGCACACGTGGCACCACCGTCCTCATCACCGGCGCGAGCTCGGGCCTCGGCGTCGAGTTCGCGAACGAGTTCGCCCGTCGCGGCGCCGACCTCGTCATCGTCGCGCGGCGGCGGGAACGCCTCGAGGAACTCGCGGAGCGACTGCGCCGCGAGCACGGCACGACCGTGCACGTCGTGCCGCTCGATCTCGCGGCCCCCGACGCCGCCGCGACGCTGCGTGCTCGCACCGACGAGCTCGGGGTGCGCATCGAGCACGTCGTGAACAACGCGGGGTTCGGCATGCAGGGCGAGTTCGCCGACGCCGATCCGGAGCGGATCGACGAGATGGTGCGGCTCAACATCGGGGCACTCGTCGCCGTCACGCGTGCCTACCTTCCCGATCTCGTCGCGGCCGGCACGGGCACCGTCGTGAACATCGCGAGCACCGCGAGCTACCAGCCGTGCCCCACGATGGCCGTCTACGGCGCGACGAAGGCGTTCGTGCTGAGCTTCAGCGAGGCGATCGCATCCGAGGTGCACGAGCACGGCGTGACGGTGCTCGCGGTGAGCCCCGGACCCACACGCACCGAGTTCTTCGAGGTGGCGACGGGACGGTCCGAGTCGCCGGGATTCATGCAGACCGCGTCCCAGGTCGTGGCGACAGCGTTCCGTGCGCTCGATCGTGCGCGACCTCCGTACAGCGTGATCTCCGGTCTCGGCAACGCCGTCGGCGCGCTCGGCGCGCGCTTCTTGCCCCGCCGCGCAGTCATCGCCGTGAGTGCACGCGTACTCGGGCGACTCCCCGGCGCGCACTGA
- a CDS encoding ABC transporter ATP-binding protein, which produces MTITNTAAALTAEGLVVGYGGSPVLDGLDIAIPAGSFTAVIGPNACGKSTLLRSFARLLSPRAGRVLLGEDDLRGFSARALARRVGLLPQSPVTPEAITVDELVSRGRFAHQTVLSQWSREDERAVTRAIENAGMGALRGRRVDELSGGQRQRAWIALALAQETDVLLLDEPTTFLDVAHQVEVLELATRLREGGRTVVAVLHELGMAARFATHLVAMRDGRIVAEGAPAEVVTEALLRDVFDLDARVIADPDTGTPVVLPRSVHRR; this is translated from the coding sequence ATGACCATCACGAACACGGCCGCGGCGCTCACGGCCGAGGGGCTCGTCGTCGGCTACGGCGGTTCGCCCGTGCTCGACGGACTCGACATCGCGATCCCGGCGGGCTCGTTCACCGCCGTGATCGGCCCGAACGCGTGCGGTAAGTCGACGCTGCTGCGCTCGTTCGCGCGGCTGCTGTCGCCCCGCGCCGGGCGTGTGCTGCTCGGCGAGGACGATCTGCGGGGCTTCTCCGCGCGTGCGCTCGCACGGCGCGTGGGGCTCCTCCCGCAGTCGCCGGTGACGCCCGAGGCGATCACGGTCGACGAGCTCGTCTCGCGGGGGCGCTTCGCGCACCAGACCGTCCTCAGTCAGTGGTCGCGCGAGGACGAGCGGGCGGTGACGCGCGCGATCGAAAACGCCGGCATGGGCGCGTTGCGTGGACGTCGCGTCGACGAGTTGTCGGGCGGGCAGCGGCAGCGCGCGTGGATCGCGCTGGCGCTCGCGCAGGAGACGGACGTGCTGCTGCTCGACGAGCCGACCACGTTCCTCGACGTCGCCCACCAGGTCGAGGTGCTCGAACTCGCGACGCGGCTCCGCGAGGGCGGCCGCACGGTCGTCGCCGTGCTGCACGAGCTCGGCATGGCGGCGCGCTTCGCGACACACCTCGTCGCGATGCGCGACGGCCGCATCGTCGCCGAGGGCGCCCCCGCCGAGGTCGTCACCGAGGCGCTGCTGCGCGACGTCTTCGACCTCGACGCCCGCGTGATCGCCGACCCCGACACGGGAACCCCGGTCGTACTGCCGCGCTCGGTTCACCGACGGTGA